GATCTATTCAGAATTCCAGATAGATTTCTCGCCCTGCTCGAAATGACAATAGCTTTGGTTTAATTCTTATTTGCTCTTCGGCACAAGCGGACGCTTGCGCTATACTGATTCTCATCCAATGCCATCCACAAACACATATCAAAGTATAAAGCATCAACTCAAGTATAAACCAAGAATCAGTGAATAGCTATTTCCCTTTTCGCAACGGGAAGTACTTACGGAACATGGTTTGCTCGTTTGGCTCGTTGTAAGTGGCCGTGACAGCCGAAACAGAGCGCACATCCTCGATAGAGTAGAAGGCCTGTGGGTTGTAATCCCGGATAATGCCGATGACTTCGTCGAGCTTCTTGCGTTTTACGATCAGGAACAGCAGGTTTACCTTGCCGCGCGTGCCCCGGGCATCAATGCAGGTAAGGCGGTAGCCACGACCTGATAGGCGTTCAATCAACTGATCAGCCGGCTCCACCGTGATCACGCGCACCACCATCTGCCCCAGCGCCAGCTTCTGCTCCACGCGCAGCCCCAGAAAGTTTCCCGTGGCAAATCCTCCGGCCCAGGCCAGGTAAGAAGCCACGTTACTCAGATTCTCCATTACCTGCGTGATGGCAACCAGCCAGATCAGCACCTCCAAAAAACCAAGTAAGGGGGCTATTACTTTATCGCCTTTGGAGATAAAAACAATACGCAGCGTGCCAAGTGTCACATCGCAGATGCGGGCCAGAAAAATAAGCGCAGGTATGATCACCCAGTTGACGAGTGTCGGGTCCAGTCCTTTAAATAAATCCATGAAACAGAAAGGGTCGGTGCATGTGGCAAAGTTAAGAAAGCTCTCCGAGCGGAGGGAGGTTTTGTCCTACAAATGCAGAACGGGTTTTGGGTAGCGCGTCCGGGTAATTCTTCTGGATGTAATCAATGAGCCCCTCCCGCACGTGGCAGCGCAGATCCCAGGCAACACCCGAGCTGTGGGCGCTCATCAGGGCACGCAGTTCCATGGTGCGCTCTTTCGAGTCCGTTACCTGCAGCACCGAAACACGCTTGTCCCACAGGTCCGTAGAAGCTAGTATACGGTTAAATTCCTTGCGCACGGGCTCCAACGGAAGGGTATAGTCGGTGTACAGGTATACTGTGGCGAGTATGTCTGAGCTGGTGCGCGTCCAGTTCTGGAAGGGCTTCTGAATAAAATAGTTGAGCGGCAGCACGAGCCGACGGTTATCCCACAGCTTCAGCACCACATAGGTCAGCGTAATTTCCTCCACGCGGCCAAACTCTCCCTCCACCACCAGCACATCGTCGAGCCGGATGGGTTGCGTGAAGGCAAGTTGCAAGCCGGCGAGTAGGTTGGCAATAGAGGTTTGTGCCGCAAAGCCGATCACAACACCAGCTACGCCGGCAGAGGTAAGCAGGCCGGTGCCCAGCTTCTGCACCGGCTCAAAGCTGAGTAGAATCAGGGCGGTGGCGATGAAAATAATGATCACCACCACAAGCTTGCGCATGAACTGCAGCTGCGTGATCAGGCGGCGCTCCCGTATGTTGTCCTCCTTCTGAATGGCATACTTGTGGCGCACCATATCGCGGGCAACATCCGTCAATTTTATCAGAATCCAGGCAAAAGCAATAATATCCAGTATTTCTATCAGTCGCCGCAGAAAGTACAGCGTATCGGGCTGGTAGGGCAGCGAAGGCAAGGCTATAGACAGAAACAACAGCGGAATGAAAAAAGACAGTGGCCTGCTCAGCCGCTGCGTCAGGGAGGTGAGCAGGTAAGGGTTCTCAAAGCGGTTGTAGAGGTTCAGTAGCTTAAATATCAGGAATTTAGCAATAAGCCCGGCCAGCAAGGCCGCCGCGATAATGCCCAGGCCGCCCAGGTGTATTTCGAACCGCTCGTACAGTGCCTGTAGTTTTTCCATAGGGTGAAATGGGTTTGATCAAAGTAGAGCTACTGCTTAAGGCTAGCAAAAGTTATCCTTAAGCGCCTCAGGAAAATCAGCACAAAAATTTATATGTTAATAGTTATTGTGCTATATTAGGGAACGTAGATGCCCCTTTTACGTAAGGAAAATTAGGTTAATGTGTATTAACCGCTTTAGATATACCGTACCGGCAGCTCTGTAGCTTATCATACTGCACCAAGAATTTCTGCTGCATGGAGCGCCGAGAAAATTACCACAAAGCATGGCAAAACTTATTATTGTTTCTAACAGACTACCAGTAAAACTGCAGGAGAAGGACGGAAAGCTGAGCTACCACGCCAGTGAGGGCGGACTGGCAACGGGTCTGGGTTCTTTCTACAAAAAGGATAATAACCTCTGGATAGGCTGGCCAGGCCTGGTGGTGACGGAGGATGAAAAGAAGGGCCGCATTGCAGACGACCTGAACAAGGAGAACATGCACCCGGTGTTCCTGACGGATACCGAGATAAAGGAGTTTTATGAAGGCTTCAGTAACGAAACGCTGTGGCCCACCTTCCATTACTTCAGCCAGTATGCCGTTTACAGCCAGCAGCTGTGGGAGACTTATGTGAAGGTAAACCAAAAGTTTTGCGAAGTGGTGCTGGAGCAGGCCGGTCCGGAAGACACCATCTGGGTGCACGACTACCAGTTGCTGCTGCTGCCAAGTATGCTCCGCGAGCGCCTGCCGGACAGCACGATCGGCTTCTTTCAGCACATCCCGTTCCCGAGCTATGAGGTGTTCCGCCTGCTGCCCTGGCGCAAAGAGCTACTGGAGGGCATGCTGGGCTCTGACCTGGTTGGCTTCCATACGTACGATGACATGCGCCACTTCCTGAGTTCTGTGAACCGGATTGTGGGCTACGGCAGTATGCACGGCTGGATTAACACGCCGAACCGCTCGCTGCTGGTTGACTCGTTCCCGATGGGTATCGACTATGAGAAGTATGCCGGCACGGCTGACACCGAGGAGGTGAAGAAGCGGGAGAGTCTTTACCGAAGCAACCTCAATGCCGAAAAGATCATCCTTTCCATCGACCGCCTGGACTACTCCAAAGGTATTGCCCAGCGCCTGGAGGCATTCGATAAGTTCCTGGCCAAGTATCCGGAATTCCATAAAAAGGTAACGCTGCTGATGCTGGTAGTGCCGAGCCGGGATGCCGTGGAGAAGTACAAAGAACTGAAGGAAGAGGTAGATGAACTGGTAGGCCGCATTAACGGACAGTACAGCAGCATCAATTGGAATCCGATACAGTATTTCTACCGCTCCTATCCGCTGGAGACGCTGTCGGCGTTTTACCGCATGGCCGATGTGGGGCTGGTAACGCCAATGCGCGACGGCATGAACCTGGTGTGCAAGGAGTACGTGGCCAGCAAGCTCGACCAGAAAGGCGTGCTCATACTTAGTGAAATGGCCGGTGCGTCGAAAGAACTCTCCGATGCCATTCTCATCAACCCGAACGACATTAATCAGATGGTGGAGGCGCTGCACCAGGCGCTCACGATGCCGGAAGAGGAGCAGGTATCGCACATGCGCAACATGCAGGAGTCGCTCAAGCGCTACAACATACACCACTGGGTAAGTATGTTCATGGATCGGCTGTCTTACGTGAAGATCAAGCAGCTGTCGCTGGCCACTTCATACCTCGACGAGTCAACCTTCCTGGAGATGAGCGATGCTTACGACTCCTCCCGTTCGCGCCTGTTCTTCCTAGAGTACGACGGTGCCCTGGTGGATTACCGCAACCGTCCGCTGATGGCACGACCGGATGACGAGCTGATGGAGTTGCTGGAGAGTTTGAGCAGCAATCCTAAAAACCGTGTGGTGGTGATGAGCAGCCGCGAAAAAGCGACGATGCAGGACTGGCTCGGACACCTGAACATCGATATTATTGCCGAACATGGCGTCTGGATTAAGCAGCGCGGCACCGGCTGGCAAACCATGCTTAGCCTGATGGACGACTGGAAAAAAGATATTCGCCTGATCCTGGATTTGTACGTGGACCGCACGCCAGCCTCCTTCATCGAAGAGAAAGAGTACTCGCTGGTATGGCACTACCGTCGCGTAGAGACTGGTCTTGGCGAGTTGCGTGCCCGCGAGTTGGTGAGCCACCTAAACTTCCTGGCGTCCAACAGCAACCTGCAGGTGCTCGACGGGCAGATGGCTGTGGAGATAAAGGCGCAGGAAATAAACAAAGGAAAGGCATCGAGTTACTGGCTCAGCAAGTTCCCGCACAAGTTTGTGCTGGCCGTTGGCGATGACTGGGGCGATGAAGATATCTTTAAAGCCATGCCCCGTGAGTCCTATACCGTTAAAGTGGGCAACTCGTCGTCGGTGGCAAAGTACCACGTAGACACGTGCAAAGAAGCCCGCGAAATGCTGTCGCGTTTGGTGCAGGTTCGCAACCAGGAGCAATCCTCCGGCGGAGCCCTGATGACCGGCTGATAAGCAATAAGACAAAACGAAGAAGCCCCACCTGCACAAAACAGGTGGGGCTTCTTCGTTTTTAGAGAAGTATGGCGGCTATACTTGCTTATGATCTAAAATGCGTTTGATATTGACAAGTTTATTACTTCCTGCTATTGTCATTTCGAACGCAGTGAGAAATCTATCCGGCATTCTATAAAAGATCTCCCCTGTCGTCGAGATGATAAAAGCGGGATAACAAAGAAGTCAAATTCAACTATCAGCCAAAGTATAAAAACTGATTTTTAAACCGCTTCTAAAACAAAGAATTGGTAGCGGGCTTGTTGTCTTTTTGCTTTGGCTGTGGCGGCACCTCGCAGTTTTCTTCGTTAAATACCTGGTCGATGGCTTTCTCGGCTTTGCGCAGCTTTTCCTTGCACAGCTTAATCAATTGCGACGAACGCTGTACTTTTTGCGTCAGCTCGTCCACGTCTACGGCATCGTTTTCGATGGCACGTAGTATCTCCTCCAGTTCCTGCGTTGCTTCGCGGTAAGTCATTTGGTTTAAGTCCTTATTCATTCGTGTCAGTAGTTACGACAATACTATGGATGGAGCCGTCCTGCATTTTAGTCTGCACCACGTCCCCGTCTTTTACTTGCTTTACACTTTTGATGATCTGGCCGTTTACCAGCGTGAGCGTATAGCCCCGCAGCAGCAGCTTTTCCGGGTTGTTGGCTTCTATACCCATCTCCAGCAGCTTCAGGCGGTGATTCTCGGCCTGCATTTTGTTCTTTACGCCGTACGGAAGCCTGTCGCCATACTTGGTAAACGCGATTTGCGCCTGCTTTAGCCTGTCGTTTGCCTCGGTTTCGAGGCAATGCACCAGGTGATTGAGTTCGTGCTCCTTTAGGTGCAGGTAGCGCTGGCTCTTTCCCTCCACGCACACCGACAGTTCCTGAAGGCGGCGTTCCTGTTCGTGCAACAGGTCTTTGGTGCCGGCGTTCACGTCTTTCTCCAAATTGCTGACGTGGTGCTTCTGTGCCTCAATGTATGATTTTGGCTTCAGCAGCAGTCCCCGCGACAGCGCTTCCAGTTTGTCTTTGCTCGTTTGCAGTACCTGGCGGGTCGTATTGTTAAAGCGCAGGCTGATTCGCTCCAGTTGGTCATCGGCCAGTTTCATGTGCTGGGCCGAAAACATGCGGATGCTGTCGAACAGACTCTCGCTGTATTCTTCTGCCGCGCGGTTTCTGTCAATCAGAAAACCGGCCACGGCCGTGGGTGTTTTAAGCCGGGTGTTTGCCACCAGGTCGGCTATGCTTTCATCGCGCTCGTGGCCAATGCCCGTTAGCACCGGCAGCGGCGCTTTACCGATTGCGGAAGCGATGAGGTAATCATCAAAGCAACTAAGGTCGGTTTGAGAACCACCGCCGCGTATCAGCACCACCACATCGAACAGGTGTTTATACTTGCTGATTTTGGCAAAGGCAGCGGCGACCGAGGCAGGGGCCTCGTTTCCCTGCACCGTAGCCGGAAAAAGTGTGGTGCTGAAAGTATAGCCGTAACTGTTGTGGTGCAGCTGGTGCACAAAGTCCTGATAACCGGCAGCGGTGGCCGAAGAAATCACGGCCAATCGTTGTGGCACCAGGGGCAGCTCCAATTCCTTGTTGGCCTCCATCAGTCCTTCCGCCTCCAGGCGCTTCAGCGTTTCCTGGCGCTGGCGGGCAAGGTCGCCGATGGTATAATTGGGATCGATGTTCGTGACATCGAGGCTTAGGCCATAAAGCTCGTGAAAGCGCACCGTTGCCTGCAGCAGCACCTTCAGCCCTGCTTTTAGCGGCTGCCCGGTTTTCTCTTCAAAGTGGCGGCCCAGCATCTGGAAACGCGAGCCCCAGATAGTGGCTCTAGCCTGCGCCAGCATCTGGCGGGCGTCGTCGCCTTTGTCCACCAGCGTCAGGTAGCAGTGCCCTTTGCGCCTATCTACGTTTACCTGAGCCACCTCAGCCACCACCCAATAACTATCGGGAAAAGCCAATTCCAGCTCTTCCCGTATCTGCTGGTGCAGGGCAAACAGGGAGAGCGGCGCAGGCTGCTCCTGGTAGGTAATGGAATGACTGATAAAGATATGGGACATCGCTCGCTCAATGGGTTTACTCCTGCACTACCAGCAGAACACTGGTTCCTCAGGCTCTAAGATAAGTCTTTCTTAACAAAAACACAGAGCGCTGGTAGGGTAAAATGATGGCCTGTAGCAAAGTATAGAGCGGATAAAACAAAAGGGCAAAGTGCTATAAGTATAAGGTTGCTTCATAAGTGCTTGCTTATGAAGCTGATATAAATTAAAATTTGAAAAAATTAATGTATTGTTTGGCTTTTTTGAAAAGGCTGCCGTATAATTGCAACATCAAGTCAATACGCCCTTACCGGTTATTGATTTATAAAGAAGCGTGGAGAGACAGGCTCTAAGAAGCGCTAGCAACCTAACTACCGTAGTTAAGGTGCTAATTCCTGAGCTCGGCAGGGTGCCGGGCGAATATAAATTGATACGATCATGAACAAGGGAATTCAGCCAACACCACACGAAGAATTATTTTTAGCACCGGCAGTTTCTGTGCTGCCTCAGCGTTTCCGTTTAGCTCCTGCTGACGGATTTGGCATGCGCACGCTCCTGTGCAGCATGTGTTACTGTTGTTGATTCCCCATGTATAAACTCCTCTTTGCAAAAGTAGGGTAGTGGCAGAATTAACTCTGCTGCTGTGGCCATGCTATACTTGCAGCGGATTCCTTGTCTTTCTATAATCTTGTTTTTCCTCTCTAAACCTTAAAACCAGTACTATCATGTCTGAAAAATTGCATTTCGAAACACTGCAGCTGCACGCCGGCCAGGAAATAGATCCCACCACACAGTCGCGTGCCGTTCCTATTTACCAGACCACGTCTTACGCTTTTAAGAATGCTGAGCACGGTGCCAATTTGTTTGCCCTAAAGGAATTCGGCAACATCTATACCCGCATCATGAACCCGACAAGCGAAGTGTTTGAGAAGCGCATCGCGGCACTGGAAGGCGGTGTGGCGGCCGTGGCGGTGGCTTCCGGCATGGCCGCACAGTTCATTGCCCTGAACAACATACTAGAGTCAGGCGACAACTTCGTGTCCACCAAATATCTGTATGGCGGCACCTACAACCAGTTTAAAGTATCGTTCAAGCGCCTTGGCATTGAGGTAAGGTTTGCGGAAAACGATGAGGTGGAAAGCTATGAGCAGCTGATTGATGAGAAAACGAAGGCCATTTATGTGGAAACGATCGGCAACCCACGCTTTAACATTCCGGATTTTGAGGCTATTGCGGCGCTGGCGCGCAAGCATGATTTGCCGCTGATAGTAGATAATACCTTTGGCGCCGGGGGCTACCTGTTCCGTCCGTTGGAGCATGGCGCTAACGTGGTGGTGGAGTCTGCCACTAAATGGATCGGCGGCCACGGCACAAGTATAGGCGGTGTGATTGTGGATGGCGGAAACTTTAACTGGGGCAACGGCAAATTCCCGCAGTTCTCAGAGCCAAGCGAAGGCTACCACGGCTTAAACTTTTGGGAAGTTTTTGGGACGGATGGTCCCTTCGGTAACATTGCCTTTGCTATTCGGGCTCGGGTGGAGGGGCTGCGCGACTATGGTCCGGCAATCAGTCCGTTCAATTCTTTCCTGCTGCTGCAGGGCCTCGAAACGCTGTCGCTGAGAGTGGATAGAACGGTGCAGAATGCGCTGGCGCTGGCCGAGTGGCTGGAGGGGCACGAGCTGGTGGAAAGTGTAAACTATCCGGGTCTGGAGAGCAGCCCGTACCATCATCTGGCTAAAAAATACCTGAAACGCGGCTTCGGAGGCGTACTATCCTTTAAACTAAAAGGAGACAGGGAGCAGGCGGAGGCCTTTGTGAACAGCCTGCAGCTGGTAAGTCACCTGGCTAACGTAGGCGATTCCAAAACACTTATCATCCACCCGGCCTCCACCACGCACCAGCAGCTTTCAGAGGAGGACCAGTTAGGAGCGGGCGTAGAGCCAACGCTGCTACGCATTTCCGCCGGCATCGAACACATCGAAGACATTAAAGCAGACATCGCGCAGGCCTTTGCCAAAGTACAGGCAGGGGAGCCAGCCGCAGTATAAAACCCTATGCCAACACAGCACATTTTTCACCACCAGCAAGCGTTTCAGCTGGAGTCCGGGAGTATTCTTCCGGGCCTCCAGCTGGCGTATACGACCTATGGCACCCTGAACCCGCAGCGCGACAATGTGGTGTGGGTATGCCATGCCCTTACCGGCAACGCCGATTGCACCGACTGGTGGTGCGGTCTCTTCGGAGAGGGAAAACTGTACGACCCGCGGGAGTGGTTTGTGGTATGTGCCAATACGTTGGGCGGCTGCTACGGCTCCACCGGCCCACTTTCCATCAACCCGATCACGCTGCAACCCTACTTCCACACGTTCCCTCAGCTCACCAACCGCGACATTGTGCGGGCATTCGATCTGCTGCGGCAGGACCTGGAACTAGGGCGCATCCATACACTGCTGGGCGGCTCACTGGGAGGACAACAGGCACTGGAGTGGGCGCTGCTGCAACCAAAGGTGGTGGAGCGGCTGGTGCAGGTGGCCAGCAATGCGCGCCACTCGCCGTGGGGCATTGCCTTCAACGAAACACAGCGCATGGCCATCCGGCAAGACCCAAGTTGGCAAACCGATACCCCGGATGCCGGAAAGGAAGGGCTGAAAACGGCACGTGCCGTGGCCATGCTTTCTTACCGGCACTACAACACCTACCATGCCTCGCAGGGGGAGCCGGGGCAAAGTATAACCGATAACTTCCGCGCCTCCAGTTACCAGGTGTACCAGGGGGAGAAGCTGGCGCAGCGATTCAATGCTTATACGTATTGGCTGCTTTCTAAAGCAATGGACTCGCACAACGTGGGCCGCGACAGGGGAGGTGTGGAGAAGGCGCTGGCGCAACTGAAAGCGCGAACGCTCGTGGTGGGGGTAGATTCCGATCTACTTTTCCCGGTGGAGGAGCAGCATCAGGTACAGGCACATGTGCCCAACTCCTCTTTTCACCTCATTCATTCCAACTATGGGCATGATGGCTTTTTGGTGGAGTTTGAGCAGCTAACGGCGGCAATCAGTACGTTTTACTTACAGGAAAAATTAAAAGCACAACCAGACTATGAAGAACAGGAGCGCTAAACGCATTGGGATATTTGGCTTTGGCTGCGTGGGCCAGGGCCTGCACGATGTGCTGCAGGACAACCCGCAGCTACAGGTGGTGCGCATTTGCGTACGCGACCGTGAGAAGCTACGCACGCTGCCGAGCCACACCTTCACCTACAGTCCGCAGGAGTTGCTGCAGGACGAGAGCATTGATCTGTTCGCCGAGCTCATCAGTGATCCGGGAGAGGCGCTGCTCATCGTGCGGCAGGTGCTGCAGGCAGGCAAAACCATTGTGTCGGCCAACAAAAAGATGGTGTCGGAGAACCTGCCGGAACTGGTGGAACTGCAGCAGGCGTATGGCGGAACCTTGCTGTATGAAGCGGCTGTGTGCGGTAGCATTCCGATTTTGCGCACGCTGGAGGCTTACTACGGCAACGAGCAACTGCAGGAGGTAAGCGGTATACTTAACGGATCCTCCAACTACATCCTAACAAAGCTAAATTCCGAAGGACTGGCTTACGAAGAGGCGTTGCGGCAGGCGCAGGCGCTGGGCTTCGCAGAGGCCGACCCTACGCTGGATGTGGGAGGTTTTGACGCGCTGCACAAAATAAGTTTAATTGCCGCACATGCCTTTGGTGTGGTACCCCATGCAGCTGATGTGCTGTGCCAGGGCATACAGCACATCTCTAAGCGTGATGTGACACTCGCACAGGCGCTTGGGGCACGTATACGCCTGGTGGCTTCGGCTAAACTAAATGCACACAACAGACTGGCGGTGCAGGTGCTGCCAACGCTGGTGTTTCCTGACTCGGAGTTGTATTATGTGGAGGCGGAGTTCAATGGCGTGCAACTGAAAGCCAAGTATGCAGGCGATCAGTTTCTGAAAGGCCGTGGTGCCGGGAGCCACCCGACTGGGTCAGCTGTTTGGGCCGATGTGTCGGCAGCCTTGGCAGGATACAAGTATAGCTATGGTAAGCTGCAGCAGGCAGAAGTGCAACTAGAGGAAGACACGGAGCTCAGGTTGTACCTGCGCACGCCTAACCCGGAGCTGTTACCGCAGCTGGATTGGCTGGAACTTACTTCGTTCGGCGTAGATGCAACTGTAGCCCAACTGATCGGGACGGTGCGGCGGCGAAGTATAATCGCTCATGCAGCTACTCTTGCCGCTGCCAATGTATTTATTGCACAAGTTCCGGATAGTGTTCAGGTTGATGATGTGTTACGCGCATCGCTGTTAGACGCAGTGGAGGTAGCTTGATTTTATAAATATCATCTATAATTAT
Above is a window of Pontibacter akesuensis DNA encoding:
- a CDS encoding DUF2179 domain-containing protein, giving the protein MDLFKGLDPTLVNWVIIPALIFLARICDVTLGTLRIVFISKGDKVIAPLLGFLEVLIWLVAITQVMENLSNVASYLAWAGGFATGNFLGLRVEQKLALGQMVVRVITVEPADQLIERLSGRGYRLTCIDARGTRGKVNLLFLIVKRKKLDEVIGIIRDYNPQAFYSIEDVRSVSAVTATYNEPNEQTMFRKYFPLRKGK
- a CDS encoding mechanosensitive ion channel family protein, with amino-acid sequence MEKLQALYERFEIHLGGLGIIAAALLAGLIAKFLIFKLLNLYNRFENPYLLTSLTQRLSRPLSFFIPLLFLSIALPSLPYQPDTLYFLRRLIEILDIIAFAWILIKLTDVARDMVRHKYAIQKEDNIRERRLITQLQFMRKLVVVIIIFIATALILLSFEPVQKLGTGLLTSAGVAGVVIGFAAQTSIANLLAGLQLAFTQPIRLDDVLVVEGEFGRVEEITLTYVVLKLWDNRRLVLPLNYFIQKPFQNWTRTSSDILATVYLYTDYTLPLEPVRKEFNRILASTDLWDKRVSVLQVTDSKERTMELRALMSAHSSGVAWDLRCHVREGLIDYIQKNYPDALPKTRSAFVGQNLPPLGELS
- a CDS encoding bifunctional alpha,alpha-trehalose-phosphate synthase (UDP-forming)/trehalose-phosphatase, coding for MAKLIIVSNRLPVKLQEKDGKLSYHASEGGLATGLGSFYKKDNNLWIGWPGLVVTEDEKKGRIADDLNKENMHPVFLTDTEIKEFYEGFSNETLWPTFHYFSQYAVYSQQLWETYVKVNQKFCEVVLEQAGPEDTIWVHDYQLLLLPSMLRERLPDSTIGFFQHIPFPSYEVFRLLPWRKELLEGMLGSDLVGFHTYDDMRHFLSSVNRIVGYGSMHGWINTPNRSLLVDSFPMGIDYEKYAGTADTEEVKKRESLYRSNLNAEKIILSIDRLDYSKGIAQRLEAFDKFLAKYPEFHKKVTLLMLVVPSRDAVEKYKELKEEVDELVGRINGQYSSINWNPIQYFYRSYPLETLSAFYRMADVGLVTPMRDGMNLVCKEYVASKLDQKGVLILSEMAGASKELSDAILINPNDINQMVEALHQALTMPEEEQVSHMRNMQESLKRYNIHHWVSMFMDRLSYVKIKQLSLATSYLDESTFLEMSDAYDSSRSRLFFLEYDGALVDYRNRPLMARPDDELMELLESLSSNPKNRVVVMSSREKATMQDWLGHLNIDIIAEHGVWIKQRGTGWQTMLSLMDDWKKDIRLILDLYVDRTPASFIEEKEYSLVWHYRRVETGLGELRARELVSHLNFLASNSNLQVLDGQMAVEIKAQEINKGKASSYWLSKFPHKFVLAVGDDWGDEDIFKAMPRESYTVKVGNSSSVAKYHVDTCKEAREMLSRLVQVRNQEQSSGGALMTG
- the xseB gene encoding exodeoxyribonuclease VII small subunit is translated as MNKDLNQMTYREATQELEEILRAIENDAVDVDELTQKVQRSSQLIKLCKEKLRKAEKAIDQVFNEENCEVPPQPKQKDNKPATNSLF
- the xseA gene encoding exodeoxyribonuclease VII large subunit → MSHIFISHSITYQEQPAPLSLFALHQQIREELELAFPDSYWVVAEVAQVNVDRRKGHCYLTLVDKGDDARQMLAQARATIWGSRFQMLGRHFEEKTGQPLKAGLKVLLQATVRFHELYGLSLDVTNIDPNYTIGDLARQRQETLKRLEAEGLMEANKELELPLVPQRLAVISSATAAGYQDFVHQLHHNSYGYTFSTTLFPATVQGNEAPASVAAAFAKISKYKHLFDVVVLIRGGGSQTDLSCFDDYLIASAIGKAPLPVLTGIGHERDESIADLVANTRLKTPTAVAGFLIDRNRAAEEYSESLFDSIRMFSAQHMKLADDQLERISLRFNNTTRQVLQTSKDKLEALSRGLLLKPKSYIEAQKHHVSNLEKDVNAGTKDLLHEQERRLQELSVCVEGKSQRYLHLKEHELNHLVHCLETEANDRLKQAQIAFTKYGDRLPYGVKNKMQAENHRLKLLEMGIEANNPEKLLLRGYTLTLVNGQIIKSVKQVKDGDVVQTKMQDGSIHSIVVTTDTNE
- a CDS encoding O-acetylhomoserine aminocarboxypropyltransferase/cysteine synthase family protein codes for the protein MSEKLHFETLQLHAGQEIDPTTQSRAVPIYQTTSYAFKNAEHGANLFALKEFGNIYTRIMNPTSEVFEKRIAALEGGVAAVAVASGMAAQFIALNNILESGDNFVSTKYLYGGTYNQFKVSFKRLGIEVRFAENDEVESYEQLIDEKTKAIYVETIGNPRFNIPDFEAIAALARKHDLPLIVDNTFGAGGYLFRPLEHGANVVVESATKWIGGHGTSIGGVIVDGGNFNWGNGKFPQFSEPSEGYHGLNFWEVFGTDGPFGNIAFAIRARVEGLRDYGPAISPFNSFLLLQGLETLSLRVDRTVQNALALAEWLEGHELVESVNYPGLESSPYHHLAKKYLKRGFGGVLSFKLKGDREQAEAFVNSLQLVSHLANVGDSKTLIIHPASTTHQQLSEEDQLGAGVEPTLLRISAGIEHIEDIKADIAQAFAKVQAGEPAAV
- the metX gene encoding homoserine O-acetyltransferase MetX, with the protein product MPTQHIFHHQQAFQLESGSILPGLQLAYTTYGTLNPQRDNVVWVCHALTGNADCTDWWCGLFGEGKLYDPREWFVVCANTLGGCYGSTGPLSINPITLQPYFHTFPQLTNRDIVRAFDLLRQDLELGRIHTLLGGSLGGQQALEWALLQPKVVERLVQVASNARHSPWGIAFNETQRMAIRQDPSWQTDTPDAGKEGLKTARAVAMLSYRHYNTYHASQGEPGQSITDNFRASSYQVYQGEKLAQRFNAYTYWLLSKAMDSHNVGRDRGGVEKALAQLKARTLVVGVDSDLLFPVEEQHQVQAHVPNSSFHLIHSNYGHDGFLVEFEQLTAAISTFYLQEKLKAQPDYEEQER
- a CDS encoding homoserine dehydrogenase, producing the protein MKNRSAKRIGIFGFGCVGQGLHDVLQDNPQLQVVRICVRDREKLRTLPSHTFTYSPQELLQDESIDLFAELISDPGEALLIVRQVLQAGKTIVSANKKMVSENLPELVELQQAYGGTLLYEAAVCGSIPILRTLEAYYGNEQLQEVSGILNGSSNYILTKLNSEGLAYEEALRQAQALGFAEADPTLDVGGFDALHKISLIAAHAFGVVPHAADVLCQGIQHISKRDVTLAQALGARIRLVASAKLNAHNRLAVQVLPTLVFPDSELYYVEAEFNGVQLKAKYAGDQFLKGRGAGSHPTGSAVWADVSAALAGYKYSYGKLQQAEVQLEEDTELRLYLRTPNPELLPQLDWLELTSFGVDATVAQLIGTVRRRSIIAHAATLAAANVFIAQVPDSVQVDDVLRASLLDAVEVA